From the genome of Tachysurus fulvidraco isolate hzauxx_2018 chromosome 14, HZAU_PFXX_2.0, whole genome shotgun sequence:
CTATGAATCAAACAACAAATGTGAGGACAATTCATACATAAAATAAGTTTCTACATATGAaacaagttttttatttttaaagtactGTTAATTTAGTACTGTTTAATAAAAGAACTGTTTAATCTCAAAGATTAATCTCATTTATTGAGATTGCCTTTTCcaaattaaaaaggaaaatcTATAGACATCCAGGAAGCAACCTTGGTACTATTATATAAGTTTTTATAGTCTGCAAGAAAAGAACTATAATTAAACCACCATTTGTTAAACAAAGATGCTCCTAGATGCAGAAAGTGTTACTACTAAATTGTGCATGGTTCATGTGCTCAAATGATAATGTATGCaggttaaataaaattttacatttgtgGTAGACGGATctggttttatattatattatattttatatattatagggCTGATGAATAAAACAAGGGCTTCAGTAGCTTAACTAGATAGATCATATAGCTGGATTAAATTAAAgttgtaattaaataaacatttataaaatatatgatataaattATGTAATCTTAGTTTTAGAATTGGATGAGTAATAACACTAGGCAATAGTTTTATTCATGAGTTATATGCTGCATACGGTATTGAATAgtattaaaatgaatagaattGGGTATTTATATAAAGTGAATCCATATTTTTAGTTTTgatacactgaagacatttagAATTGAGATCAAAAGATAAATGAgattcatttcctgatatttatgtCTAGCTGTGTTAAAAAGAGTTAGAACATGGCATCTTTTGTTTGAACCCACCCATTTTTCAAGTGACTGGCAACTTTTTCTTGTTGCTCAGGTGTTTACTGTTGGTCTGATTGTTTAGATAATTAAAAGCTCTGCTTGTCTGCTCTTGGTTTGAGCCCTTGGCTTTTGCTTGCATTGGTCTTTAAAAATGGTTAAACCAACATGAAGGCCAGAAAGctgtctatgggaaaaaagcaAGACATTTTGAAGTTGAGAAAAGAAATTAGAGCAACTGCATCAGAATTGTACAGAACTAGTAAAACAATTTGTATTGTCCTGAGGGAAAAAGAAACCACAAGTGTTCTACCACTAATCATCattaaaaacaagaagacaGATTAGaatttacaaaacaatacagagaTGAGCCACAAAAGTCCTGGAATTAATATTAACCTTTACCAAAATGATGGAAAAGCCAAAATGGTGATCTGCTACCAAAGGTGCCTTGTTCTAAGTTGTTGAACAcatctgtatataaatatctgtaaataaatactgaaattctgatctatcTGTCATAATCCTCTTTAGATTTATACATAAATTTATACTTCCTTTATTTCAAAAGAGACtatatgtgtatctgtgtgtataaaaagcTAATAAATGCCAACTCAGTTGTAACTGTAGATAGTTTGGGTTGAGACTTGATGAGAGAGACTTTTCTAACTGTTTGGTTTAACTGCCTTTCTGTATAGCAGTGAGCTTCAGGTTTTAACTGCCTGTTCTCATTCCTGGGGCAGGTGTTTCAACCCCACCACACCCCCTGCCCACATGTTCCTGTAACATCTGTAGCTTCAGAACCTCGTtaactttctgttgtttttttctcacaatgtttcaattaaaacaaatttaaatagctaTGTACATcagcaaattaaaaaataatttaagttTAGCACCTTATTACTGTCAAATGTCAATATATATACAACATGTAAATACAAGCCTATTTGATAcaattttgaattttattttagtttattttttattttgacataAACCATCACCTTCTGTCTAGGGGTTCTATTAGTTCTATTCGATTTTAATCTTATGTTCTAGGGTGTAAATGTCAGGGAGTTTAGTACCATCTTGATTGCTACCAATTTGCTGCAGTTTGAAATCTAAAATTTGAAAGACATTTACAAACTCTTACCTTACAACTGCAGTATAAGTAGTGTGCAACTTTTATATACATGACAAAAGCAATTAGGAATATAAGCAGGGTTATATGATGAAAGCTTTTTATAATTAGATAACATCAGCTTCTTGTTTTGGCTATGTTTGTAGATAGCTAGCTAATTACCAAACAATTAAAATCTGGTACTTCTGGAAAGTCGACATTACTCTTTCATCTCTTTAAATatctctttaaataaatctttaaactTTTGCTACTTTTTATCCCCATTTTGTCTGTGCTTGTCTCTTGTTTGCTGAAACTATTTGGGTTGATGCTATTTGCATcctgctgaaagaaaaaaatgtattgttgcTTCTGATAGAGCAATTGCTTAGTCCCTTCTTGTAGGTttcatgtactgtaggtgtggaAGAAACAGGGTTAAATTTGCTGgatattattacacattataatagattctgtaaataaaatgatcagacCTTGCTAATGGTATGTATTAGCTTATTTATTAGCCTAATTGGTGCTGTTATGTCTGACTTTGGAAACTAgttattacaaaatataatagttaaCTTGTGTTGGCTTGCTTGCTACTGAAATCTGTCTTAGGGTATACATTAGCTAGCTAATACATGGCTTAGTAGTGACATTGGCTAGTTTCTAAAGTCAAATAACTACTACTGGGGATGTAACATAGGCTAGCTAGGAGTTAGACGCATAGGTATCTTATGTTACATCTCCATAGACAATGTAACTCCTAGACACTATACACAGCGTCTCTATCATTACGCTGTAAAATGGTTGCATGTTACTCGCTCTCAGTTTCTGTGCTTGGAGATTCAGTGTTGCTGGCTCTCAGTGTCTGAATCCACAGTTTCTGTTCAGCTGCCGGGTAATCCAGTCACGTAATATTATACACGGATGTATTATTTTTGCATATTGAATGCAAACAGTTGCACATTTTGATACACAAATTAAACTAACTAACAATAGTGATATTCTAAATCTGTCTGATTTATTTAGGAAAAAGAAAACTATAGTATTCTTTTTTCAAATATTGCTTGTAGAGTGGTAAAAATGAATTGTTGTGGATCTGCTAGTTTAgacacttctgtttttttctagCTGTGTGTAGTCTATTTGTCAAACAGTCATTCATGTAGCTGCTGAGGACATTAAACAGTTTTAGAAGAATTCAACTTCCTTGAGAAACTTCTAGCATAAACATCTCCGGCATTTTTGGTGGCAGGAAATGGTTACGAAATAGCAACCGAAAGCCACCTGGAAACTCTggtggtttttttgttttgtttctgggAACCTCACTAAAACAcctcttgtttttgttgtataCAGACAAAAAAGTATGCTGATGTGATCATCCCGAGGGGAGCCGATAATCTAGGTGAGATTAGTGTGTGACTGTGGAATTAGAGAAATGTTTTGGAACTGGTTATCACCTCTTCTGTTTTGGAATGCTGACTGTATCTCTAGAAGGCCATTCTCAGATTCAGCTGCCTTGCCCTTTCCACCCATTCTGAGATGTTCAGTGGCCCTAAAGATAATTATagatataattattaaaaacaggttTTTTCAGACTCACAAATTTATTTCATGTGTCTTGaatgtttgtcatttaaatATCCTACTTGATACGATGccaaaaaaagtttaattattGATAATGCACTACGCATTTATAATGATACCAGTAGAACTGGATCCTGCTGTAACATGAATAGCAACCATGTTTTAATTGTTAACATTACACTAAGAAGTTAAAATTTTGCTGTAATATTTTGATACAATGATACAATATTTttctgagtgaatgagagtgtgtgtgccttgtgatgggttggcactccgtccagggtgtatcctgccttgatgcccgatgacgcctgagataggcacaggctccccgtgacctgagaagttcagataaagtggtagaaaatgaatgaatgaatgaatgaatgaatgaatgaatgaatgaatgtttgatgagttgtttcttcttcttcttcttcttcttcttcagttgCCATTAATCTGATAGTGCAGCACATCCAGGACATTCTGAATGGTGGCTTGACCAAACGACTGAACGGTTGTCTTAATGGCCACACAACTCCTCGCAAGAGGCAGCCATCAGAGTCAAGTAGCAGGCCACACTGATATGCCCTACAAGAGAACTGGAGAAGAGTGGCAATGGAAAAGGGACTTGAAggatagttgtgtgtgtatatactgacAATTttcaaactgcatttaaaaagaaaaacattcaagAAATGCCTTCTTTGACTTGCTACAgtattactgttttgtttttttgaatgACTGCTGCACTTAtttgtgaggggaaaaaaaggttccTTGCTGCAAATACTTGGTCAAAACTATACTTCCTGTTATTATTCTTCCTGCTGTTAACTTGTGCAAATTTTATCCATCTGGCCCCAGATTATGagtgtttcataaataaataataagagtaCGGGTGACTTAAAAAGTGAATTTGCCAAAGGGACATAGCTGGTAAAGACATGCACTGACTTTTATGACTTTAATAGAACTAAGAAATCATATTTTCAAGGTTAAAGTACAACTTCTGCCTCTTTGTAGTAATATTATTGCCTCCAGAGCATTTCAGCTCATTTGCTGTATGGTAGAGCTTGTTCCAAGAGACCCGTGACTTGATTCTGAATGAGGGATACGTTTTTTTAATCCTTCATTTTTGCTAACATCTATCTTCATGATAAGTAGGTCAGGCCTTATATTGTATCCTGTACTGTAAAATAGAGCTCAGTGACGTTATGAACAGTATGTGAACATAACAGAGATAGTTGTgtgtaagcaaaaaaaaaaaaggtttggatGTTCTCCAGGTCCTATGCAGTATGTTGAAAGACAGATTCTTTTAATACATCTTAAAGTATATGCAGATTCAGCAAATAAACCAAGATCTTGGGTGGCTCTTCTGTACTTTATTCGATGTAGTGTTTTCCGACCTTTTAACAACACTCAGAGGCAGATGATAAATtgcaaatatattcattttatttaacagaatttctttctttcagataATTCAGTTATTTTTTGTCAGAGGCAAACATTAAGCACATATGATGGCACCCagtatgtaattttttttgtaccacagaaactattttgtcatttttgctgTAGGAAATAGCTTCAGTTTTCTTTATAACTCAGGATCTCATGTTTATGCATGGGATTTATGCAGGGACTTATGCATTGGACAAGtgaatttacttattttttcttttataaggGCTCATCAATACTGAACCTCTTCTGAGAGTATAATCTTGTCCTGACTAACGGACTTTGTATCTCTAatatgtgtttaatatttattatttttcaaagtCACATTATTCTCAGAAATGAATCAATACTGTAGATGTTTTTGCATTGTCCTTTGTGTCCTGGCATACACTTCTTTGACTTTTTTCCTGCTGCACATTTTACATCTACACTGCTGCTGTGGTACAGGGTAATTTAAGTGTATTATCAAAATAAGGTTGTTTGTAAGCcagtgaatttattttatatttaattgctAATTTAGTAGAAtgcagtcaaataaaaaaaaaaatgcaccctGCTCTCAGGGATAAATAGAGAATTGTTCATTTGTGGCATTAAAAGGCCTATTTGGTCTTTCCCTAATAAATACAAGTTTTTTGACAAGGtattttttcttatataaaatttaatgtcaCAAATCAGTATGTTCTGATATTAGTCACAAATAACTGATTGCCTCCTGATGGATTGTGCTGCTTTTTCTCATAAATACTAttgcaaatcacacacacacacacacacacacacacacacacacacacacacacacacatatatatatatatatatatatatatatatatatatatatatatatatatatatatatatatatataaagtggttGAGTCGGTTAAGTCTCTCAGACACCAGCTGTAGTAAACTGCAATGTGCCTTGTAACAGTTGAACTCTCAATTTCaccaatttttttaaattacacgGACCAGAGAATAATTTCATTCCAGCTAGATTTCACATTGGGGTAATCTGTTTCTGTTGTATTCTACAAatcattgttattttttcttggACAATGAATTCATTGATATATTtgtaaacacccccccccccccccaaaaaaaaaatatgtaccACAGTTTATGTATACATGTCGATATCACATTGGAGATGCAATGGTTCATAATGTTAAGAGgtatacagaaaaaagaaaaagaaacaaaaaaaacaggaatgaCAGCACTGAAAGTTACGTGTTAAGAGACGGGTTTTAAGAAAGGATTGTGAATATGTGGTCCTGCAGTAAGTAAAGTGAATTGATTGATATGAGTAGGTAAATGAACACTATTATATTAATGAGAGATAAGATGGGTCATGTGTTTTCATCGTCTCAGTGTTTCACAATGTACTGCAATTTAAACAAATGGATAAACAGCGATAAGGCGGacgattaaataaataaaaacattttttatcatACGTTTTATTGTATGCACTCAGTTTTTTCAACATTGCTATCACCATGTGGTAAACAATAGCCATTGCAAGCCATCATCAAAATACGACCACCATGACGTCACTATCATGCGCCGTCTGTAAAGCGCGTATGTGAGTTGCTAATCGGCGGCGAGACATTTGTTCAGTGAAAGGCGCTGAGATAAAATAGCTGTATTTGCAGCTATACGTGGAATTTTGTTGCTTTTATCGCAGTTATGTCTACGAACGACTTTTATTTAAGATATTACGTAGGACACAAAGGCAAATTCGGTCACGAGTTTCTGGAGTTTGAATTCAGGCCGGACGGTGAGGCGCCATGTAAACTAGCTTAGCTACACAACTAGCATGCTAACACATCTAGCTTGCTAACAATGCTAATTGCTTTCTCAATTAAAATGTCTGGCGGTGTATTTTGGCTTTGAACACGATTTTAACTTGTTCGGATGTACTTTCATAAATCTTGTTATCTGTGAGCGCGttagtctgtttgtgttttgagaGCATTTAAAGGAAAAGTCGCCGCTAATATGATTAGCCATTTAGTGCTAACTCCAGCTGTAAATTCAAGTTCTGCTTTAACTGCGCACTGTTGAGATACATTGCATGATGTTAGATGCTTGCTACCTTCGTTGTAGACCTAATAAAGAGTTATAAGTTTATGCTAAAACGTCTCATTAATCACACGCTGGTTCAATGTGTCCTTTTAACGCAGGAAAGCTAAGATACGCGAACAACAGTAACTACAAAAATGACGTCATGATCAGGAAAGAGGTAACGTGCTTCTCATTTGCATGTTTTCTAGTACGTTCCTTCTAAAAGTAATGTTTTTTGTACGTTTTGTCTGTTTAGGCATACGTTCACAAGAGCGTGATGGAGGAACTGAAGAGGATCATCGATGACAGTGAAATCACGAAGGAAGACGATGCCTTGTGGCCTCCTCCTGATAGGGTGGGCAGACAGGTTTGTGTCGTTTGCTGACTTATTTTCTGTTCTCTCTGTTTGCTGCACGAAGAGAGAAGTCATGTGCTTTGGGTCAGGGACGGATTTGGATAAGCTTTcacctttttcttttattgctctGATTTTTCTCATTTAGGAACTGGAGATTGTCATCGGTGACGAACATATTTCATTCACAACCTCCAAAATTGGGTCTCTGATTGATGTCAACCAGTCTAAGTGAGTATAGCGTACCACTGTTGGTAACTGCAGACACTTCAGTTAACACATCTCAACAATTTGAGATGAACAATTCTActgaacataaaatatattttttgctaaaaaaaaatctttagtaATACTCATATAATACTCCATATATCTTCTATTGTCTGAGCCCACAATAACTTCTGCATCCATAGGAGTTAATGTGTTGGTATTTGGTTAACTGCTAGAATTTGTATTCAAAGTAGCTTAATCAAGTAGGATTTTCCCACAATTAAAACTATTTAACATTCTCCCCTGACAGTGGTGGCACATAAGTTTGTTTGGCAGATGctatataaagaaaagaaatgaaatacagAATTTAATGCACATCTTTTTCAGAAGTATTATATCAGCACATAGACTTAATATAGAAGCACCAGTTCAAGCATTAACCTGAATGAACTTTGGGATCACACTAATATCCTTGTGACAAAGCATGTTTGTTTATAATAGTCTGTAGATATATGCAtgcttatatttaaaaaaaaaaaattgagacaGAACTGAATGGTTGAACTGAGCACAGTGACACCCGGTGTGAATGGTGTTGCTTTTCATGTAAACTGGGAATGCCTAAGCTGCagctacatacatacatacattaaaaGGAAACAGCTTACTTCATAATGCACAAAATGGGGCATAAGCATGCAAAAAAGATTTTTGGATTCAAATCCTGGCACATTAATTAACTACGCATACACATCACTGTTAATAAATTAAGTGGGATCATACACAATGAAATGAATTACTACATGAAAGACCATGTCTATAGATTTGAATGTGATTGAAGGGTTACATGAGTAACACCTTGGAAACTTGAAGACCCATGTAAACTTTTAGCCTTCGAGTTTTCCTAATTATTTGAATGAACTAAACATTATGCAGTACTAATTTAATCATCATTGTCTTCCCTCTCAGGGATCCAGAAGGCCTCCGTGTGTTCTACTACCTGGTACAGGATCTCAAGTGTCTCGTCTTCAGTCTCATCGGCCTCCACTTTAAAATCAAGCCGATCTAATTTCGACAGTTTCTACACACTGTTCATTTAGTTTGTTTCTCTTTCAGCATTTTGTACAGTAACTTCTGGCTTgtctgctgtttttcttttttaaataaaacgttGTCTATTTCAATAGTATGAATCAAGTGTTTtatgaaaagatgaaaaaatgtCACTACTTTAAATGCACAAATATCTTGCTCAGTTAAACAGGTTCTCAATGCTCTTGCTAAAGCAAAAGTAGCAGCTGAaagttaacttttttttttttatttaactttaacttATTTTACTCCAGGTGGGGTAAAATATTGACAATTAACCTAATCTCCACCAAGACACATTTTGAGGTATTCGAACCAAATCATTGATTTCACTTTTAAATTagcaatatttttaaataatgtgaaCTTAAAGTACTTACCAATTTAAAGTGTATAAATTTCTGATCAGATTTCTGAAAAGATCTGATCTACTCAAACAACTGCAGACAAAgaattgttaatataaacattaaccTTTAAATGATTCCTCAAAACCCATTCTCATTCCCCTGAAGCACATTAGTATTTAGATTAGCTGGATTTAATTGGCTTTCCTTCAAGAACAGTAAAAATGTCCTCCAGAGACTTGTGAACACATCTGAGAAATTTGTGGACGTTCCTGGCAGGGTAGCTGGAAACATTGCAACTGATCCTGTCTTTATGGACACCGTAGCCCACT
Proteins encoded in this window:
- the magoh gene encoding protein mago nashi homolog, translating into MSTNDFYLRYYVGHKGKFGHEFLEFEFRPDGKLRYANNSNYKNDVMIRKEAYVHKSVMEELKRIIDDSEITKEDDALWPPPDRVGRQELEIVIGDEHISFTTSKIGSLIDVNQSKDPEGLRVFYYLVQDLKCLVFSLIGLHFKIKPI